One part of the Halobacteria archaeon AArc-dxtr1 genome encodes these proteins:
- a CDS encoding formyltransferase family protein, whose translation MAASSQTSVGILCEQFLYEWQRQALTQLRRDPDVDVSLVVTNATAAADDPEDWNGKTTIDREDLRQFLEVYRTEGPWAFVMAERALCRRLGDEQPLWHRHDVENLPALDGARHVQCVPQTDGAWYEFPDSVVDEVAERCDVAVLFGFGLVRGEILSAPEHGVLGFHPADIREYRGMGVPPAFYEGRDCTGVTLQRLTESIDGGDVIATVPVQIADCDTLWDAFDRLAAVQASLLGAGVSNAVDPAFESAVVPESELGTFYPRSQRRTVEFAGTVLVRNLAGRARRQWRRFRGGSSEATTADDADVEANWAEEQSPTATVELER comes from the coding sequence ATGGCCGCATCATCCCAAACGTCAGTCGGGATCCTCTGTGAACAATTTCTCTATGAGTGGCAACGGCAAGCGCTGACCCAGCTCCGCCGTGATCCCGACGTCGACGTCTCGCTGGTTGTGACCAACGCGACGGCCGCGGCAGACGATCCCGAGGACTGGAACGGGAAGACGACGATCGACCGGGAGGACCTACGCCAGTTTCTCGAGGTGTACCGAACGGAAGGACCGTGGGCGTTCGTCATGGCCGAGCGGGCGCTCTGTCGCCGGTTGGGGGACGAACAGCCGCTGTGGCACCGCCACGACGTCGAGAACCTGCCAGCGCTTGACGGTGCCCGTCACGTTCAGTGTGTGCCACAGACTGACGGTGCGTGGTACGAGTTTCCCGATTCGGTCGTCGACGAAGTAGCCGAGCGCTGTGACGTCGCCGTTCTGTTCGGATTCGGCCTCGTCCGCGGCGAGATCCTGAGTGCACCCGAACACGGTGTGCTCGGCTTTCACCCCGCAGATATCCGCGAGTACCGAGGGATGGGTGTCCCGCCCGCGTTTTACGAGGGGCGTGACTGCACCGGTGTCACCCTCCAGCGACTGACGGAGTCAATCGACGGCGGTGACGTTATCGCAACTGTTCCTGTCCAGATCGCCGACTGCGATACCCTCTGGGACGCCTTCGATCGGCTCGCGGCGGTGCAAGCGTCTCTTCTCGGGGCAGGGGTCAGCAACGCTGTCGATCCTGCGTTCGAGTCCGCAGTCGTCCCGGAGTCGGAGTTAGGCACGTTCTACCCGCGCAGCCAGCGCCGGACCGTCGAGTTCGCAGGCACCGTCCTGGTACGCAATCTTGCTGGTCGAGCGCGACGGCAGTGGCGTCGGTTCCGGGGTGGTTCGTCTGAGGCGACGACGGCGGACGATGCAGACGTCGAGGCGAATTGGGCCGAGGAACAGTCTCCAACGGCGACTGTCGAACTCGAGCGATAA
- a CDS encoding zinc finger domain-containing protein translates to MSTTDEHGTRSCVSCGINIAGTNAAAFKCPEGGTQIYRCAKCRKQSNLYECPDCGFTGP, encoded by the coding sequence ATGAGCACGACCGACGAGCACGGTACGCGTTCGTGCGTCTCCTGCGGGATCAACATCGCGGGGACGAACGCCGCAGCGTTCAAATGTCCCGAGGGCGGAACGCAGATCTACCGCTGTGCCAAGTGCCGCAAGCAGAGTAACCTCTATGAGTGTCCCGACTGCGGATTCACCGGACCGTAA
- a CDS encoding nuclear transport factor 2 family protein, translating into MDASRDDGDREAAEKTVREYYEALREGAPLAAFFLEDDATTKFGVSEALYGYEAVASGLREQSETTGEWRVESDRLAVDVRGDCAVVTDRVTLAWTDQSTGIRRRFETRWSGTLVREEDSDAWLFHTLHVSAPNEL; encoded by the coding sequence ATGGACGCGAGCCGCGACGACGGCGACCGCGAGGCCGCCGAGAAGACGGTCCGCGAGTACTACGAGGCCCTCCGCGAGGGAGCACCGCTCGCGGCGTTCTTTCTCGAGGACGACGCGACGACCAAGTTCGGCGTGAGCGAGGCGCTGTACGGCTACGAGGCGGTCGCGTCGGGGCTGCGCGAGCAGTCCGAGACGACCGGTGAGTGGCGCGTCGAGAGCGATCGCCTCGCGGTCGACGTCCGCGGCGACTGCGCCGTGGTTACCGACCGGGTCACCCTCGCCTGGACCGACCAGTCGACCGGTATCCGGCGGCGCTTCGAGACGCGCTGGAGTGGGACGCTCGTCCGCGAGGAGGACAGTGATGCGTGGCTGTTCCACACGCTGCACGTGAGTGCGCCAAACGAGTTGTAG
- a CDS encoding AAA domain-containing protein — translation MHVRGTVVGDVEAKTVSTSYGERELAEIPVRLTERPDSDAVSTGPEPDVSGGSEQPATTVTVWGKWTESAALLEPGMELLVTEAEREEYRGQTQYATTGDSYVVVEPEFLINVTSIRNWVECPRLYYLNKLSGVPLNYPVTKGTLVHEVFGDLLRGRDLEESIAERIDERGLELGLLGESPESVAEDVRQNATAIEGWLEQGRLTDGDDWRSEQLLISETFGIRGRADAVRRGAPVELKTGKNLKKEPRFKDKVQAACYALLLEEHGGDVDTGTLLYTKNSALDRNEETGDLTPAKDFSMGEGLLQYVVRLRNEIAAMEYDDSVPTGYEGSAKCEYCFEQDTCMVVSGRLDQESKAGQIGTPLPEEEREHFDRFYRAIERERGEIHREYAKLWEQSARERADDDRAIIDLEFVAKRELSSGRWELRARQTEPATSKLREGDLVLASDGHPVRGSSELARIEQLDGAERGSAEDASGRSPRDDEIVLTADEPVEVTRLDVYPSELTTDRLLVALHDALLKGSKRRKDVLFGRAEPEFAALDETFIDNNAAQDEAVRKAVGARDCALIHGPPGTGKTYTIARAIEAMLERGDRVLLSAFTNRAVDNALSALVEQLGEDTDYRIVRIGSETGVREDMQPYRFDRAGEPGDRVSELREADVVAATTASCGSRTMKEQTFDVALVDEAAQLTEPGTYAAINLAERFVLVGDHEQLPPVVRSDPPQDGGAVGDSTADDEAAASEGDDVADLSASLFERLVDLHPGAGVMLDRQYRMNQRIQAFASREFYDGELRPATPDVAGRTLDDLDGVSRADLPEPLHDPVAFVSVEGDGAAHTDEEEAARIAELVATYESAGVDRSQIGVIAPFRAQVSTISNRLSDDVTVDTVDRFQGSSQEVIVVSFTATGTLEGPIFEDYRRINVALTRPKRALVLVGDPRALESDPVYERLLGWAQC, via the coding sequence GTGCACGTACGCGGGACGGTCGTCGGCGACGTCGAGGCCAAGACGGTATCGACGAGTTACGGGGAGCGCGAGCTTGCGGAGATACCCGTTCGGCTCACAGAGCGCCCCGATAGCGACGCCGTCTCGACCGGCCCGGAACCGGACGTTTCCGGCGGCTCGGAGCAACCGGCCACGACCGTCACCGTCTGGGGGAAGTGGACCGAGTCGGCTGCGCTGTTAGAGCCGGGGATGGAACTGCTCGTCACCGAGGCCGAGCGCGAGGAGTACCGCGGCCAGACGCAGTACGCGACGACCGGCGACTCCTACGTCGTCGTCGAGCCGGAGTTTCTGATCAACGTCACGTCGATCCGCAACTGGGTCGAGTGTCCGCGTCTTTACTACCTGAACAAGCTCTCTGGCGTTCCGCTCAACTACCCCGTCACGAAGGGGACGCTCGTTCACGAAGTGTTCGGCGACCTGCTTCGGGGCCGGGATCTGGAGGAGTCGATCGCGGAGCGAATCGACGAACGCGGCCTCGAACTCGGCCTGCTCGGAGAGTCCCCCGAGTCGGTCGCGGAGGACGTTCGCCAGAATGCGACCGCGATCGAGGGTTGGCTCGAGCAGGGGCGGCTCACCGACGGCGACGACTGGCGATCCGAACAGCTGCTGATCAGCGAGACCTTCGGCATCCGCGGGCGGGCCGACGCGGTCCGACGGGGCGCGCCCGTCGAGCTGAAGACGGGGAAGAATCTGAAGAAGGAGCCCCGGTTCAAGGACAAGGTCCAGGCCGCTTGCTACGCTCTTCTGTTGGAGGAACACGGTGGCGACGTCGACACCGGGACGCTGCTCTACACGAAGAACTCGGCGCTCGACCGCAACGAGGAGACCGGCGACCTCACGCCGGCGAAGGATTTCTCGATGGGCGAGGGGCTCTTACAGTACGTCGTCCGGCTGCGAAACGAGATCGCTGCGATGGAGTACGACGATAGCGTCCCGACGGGCTACGAGGGGTCCGCGAAGTGTGAGTACTGCTTCGAGCAGGACACCTGCATGGTCGTCTCGGGCCGACTCGACCAGGAGTCGAAAGCGGGCCAGATCGGAACGCCCCTCCCCGAGGAGGAGCGCGAGCACTTCGATCGATTCTATCGCGCGATCGAACGCGAGCGCGGCGAGATCCACCGCGAGTACGCCAAGCTCTGGGAACAAAGCGCCCGCGAGCGCGCCGACGACGACCGCGCGATCATCGACCTCGAGTTCGTCGCCAAGCGCGAACTCTCGAGCGGCCGCTGGGAGCTGCGAGCTCGTCAGACCGAACCCGCGACCTCGAAGCTTCGCGAGGGTGACCTCGTGCTGGCCAGCGACGGCCACCCCGTCAGGGGCAGTTCGGAACTCGCGCGGATCGAGCAACTGGACGGCGCGGAGCGTGGCTCCGCGGAAGACGCGAGCGGGCGAAGCCCGCGAGACGACGAGATCGTCCTCACGGCCGACGAGCCGGTCGAGGTGACCCGGCTGGACGTCTACCCCTCCGAGCTGACGACCGACCGGCTGCTCGTTGCCTTACACGACGCTCTCCTGAAGGGAAGCAAGCGCCGCAAGGACGTGCTGTTCGGGCGCGCCGAGCCCGAATTTGCTGCTCTCGACGAGACGTTCATCGACAACAACGCGGCCCAGGACGAGGCGGTTCGCAAGGCCGTCGGCGCCCGCGATTGCGCGCTCATCCACGGTCCGCCTGGAACCGGGAAGACCTACACCATCGCCCGGGCGATCGAGGCGATGCTCGAGCGCGGCGATCGCGTCCTGCTCTCGGCGTTTACCAACCGTGCGGTCGACAACGCGCTCTCTGCGCTCGTCGAGCAGCTCGGCGAGGACACCGACTACCGCATCGTTCGTATTGGCTCCGAGACCGGCGTCCGCGAGGACATGCAGCCCTATCGCTTCGATCGCGCCGGTGAGCCCGGCGACCGAGTCAGCGAGCTCCGCGAGGCGGACGTGGTCGCGGCGACGACGGCCTCCTGTGGCTCTCGAACGATGAAAGAGCAGACGTTCGACGTCGCGTTAGTCGACGAGGCCGCCCAACTCACCGAACCCGGCACCTACGCCGCGATCAACCTGGCCGAGCGGTTCGTCCTCGTCGGCGACCACGAGCAGCTCCCGCCGGTCGTCCGATCCGACCCGCCCCAAGACGGCGGGGCGGTCGGCGATTCGACGGCCGACGACGAAGCGGCCGCGAGCGAGGGTGACGACGTTGCCGACCTCTCGGCGTCGCTGTTCGAGCGCCTCGTCGACCTCCACCCCGGCGCGGGCGTCATGCTCGATCGCCAGTATCGGATGAACCAACGCATCCAGGCCTTTGCTTCACGGGAGTTCTACGACGGGGAGCTCCGCCCAGCCACCCCTGACGTCGCGGGACGGACGCTCGACGATCTCGACGGCGTCTCACGAGCCGATCTTCCCGAGCCCCTCCACGATCCAGTCGCGTTCGTCTCCGTCGAGGGTGACGGCGCGGCCCACACCGACGAGGAGGAGGCAGCCCGGATCGCGGAGTTAGTTGCAACCTACGAGTCTGCTGGGGTCGACCGCTCGCAGATCGGTGTCATCGCGCCGTTCCGTGCCCAGGTCTCGACGATCTCGAACCGACTCTCCGACGACGTTACCGTCGACACTGTCGACCGGTTTCAGGGGTCGAGTCAGGAGGTGATCGTCGTCTCGTTCACCGCCACGGGGACGCTCGAGGGACCCATATTCGAGGACTACCGGCGGATAAACGTCGCCTTGACTCGTCCGAAGCGAGCGCTCGTCCTCGTCGGGGATCCGCGGGCGCTCGAGTCTGACCCGGTCTACGAACGGCTGCTCGGGTGGGCACAGTGCTGA
- a CDS encoding zinc-dependent metalloprotease produces the protein MNLYRSVRAVAGASGDDVIDWTSAAEAAKAATDPGSLALGSGEREAYARDVRDARERIRTVSTVAFDVPDTIEIQNRHHWIDANVATFRRVMAPLEAQTGPFPGVARTINTGTMSVLLAFLGRNVLGQYDPLLLAEGPDENHALYFVHPNIDRVADLLEVNPARFRRWIAFHEVTHAAEFGAAPWLSDHLEARMEEGIEGLTSGRFDRESFRELDATMTVVEGYAELLMDHAFDDEYADLRRKLDARRQGRGPLQQLFRRLLGLGLKERQYERGKTFFEGVVRARDLETATRVWDQPENLPTQDELDEPGQWVRRIER, from the coding sequence GTGAACCTTTATCGTAGCGTCCGGGCCGTCGCCGGCGCCTCTGGCGACGACGTCATCGACTGGACGTCGGCCGCCGAGGCGGCCAAAGCGGCCACCGATCCCGGCTCGCTCGCACTCGGGTCTGGCGAGCGCGAGGCCTACGCCCGGGACGTCCGCGACGCCCGAGAGCGGATCCGGACGGTTTCGACGGTCGCATTCGACGTTCCCGATACGATCGAGATCCAGAATCGCCACCACTGGATCGACGCCAACGTCGCGACGTTTCGGCGAGTCATGGCGCCGCTGGAGGCCCAGACCGGTCCCTTCCCGGGCGTCGCCCGGACGATCAACACGGGGACGATGAGCGTGTTGCTCGCCTTCCTCGGGCGCAACGTCTTGGGACAGTACGATCCGCTGCTCTTGGCGGAAGGACCCGACGAGAACCACGCGCTGTACTTCGTCCATCCGAACATCGATCGTGTCGCCGACCTGCTCGAGGTCAACCCCGCGCGCTTCCGGCGCTGGATCGCCTTCCACGAAGTGACCCACGCCGCCGAGTTCGGCGCCGCACCGTGGCTCTCTGACCACCTCGAGGCACGGATGGAGGAGGGTATCGAGGGGCTCACGTCGGGCCGGTTCGACAGGGAGTCGTTTCGCGAGCTAGACGCCACCATGACCGTCGTCGAGGGGTACGCCGAACTCCTGATGGATCACGCCTTCGACGACGAGTATGCCGACCTCCGGCGCAAGCTCGACGCGCGCCGGCAGGGACGGGGTCCCCTTCAGCAGCTGTTTCGCCGGCTCCTCGGACTCGGGCTCAAAGAGCGCCAGTACGAGCGTGGCAAGACCTTCTTCGAGGGCGTCGTTCGCGCTCGCGATCTCGAGACGGCGACGCGCGTCTGGGATCAGCCGGAGAATCTCCCGACACAGGACGAACTCGACGAGCCCGGACAGTGGGTTCGGCGCATCGAGCGGTAG